In Candidatus Bathyarchaeia archaeon, the genomic window TACCTACTATTAATGGGCAGCAATATATGTATTTATCACTCAAAAATTTTATACTCAAAAACTGGGGAAATCAGCTTTGATGTTCCAGTAAATAATATTTCAAGTTCCTAATTTTCTATCAATTGTGTTAACGTTCTCTTGATTTTCCGGTCAACTTTACATCATCCCTCAATGCCTTTGATTCTCTTTCAATAGCCGAAAGATATGTGCCCTCACCCATAAATCATCTTGCAGACGCTTAAAGTAGAATTTAAAATAGATCCCTCCATTACAAGCATACTTAGTATTCAACAACAATTCCATGAAGAAATAAGACTGCCCTTCTAACCGAATTCTCCTATTTTCAAAAGTGAAACTTTCTTCTAGTAATATATTCCATAATCTTTAATACTGCTTTCTTAGTTCTTCTATTTATCTCTGATAGGAAACATCTTATCTGAAGCCCCTTTCAAATCCGCTCTGGCTCACAGAGGGATGCTTCAGCGAAGGAAATCCACATGAGGCTATGGTAAGATGCGTCTCGTTATTAGAGGCGGAGGCATTAATCCTGCGAAAATGCAAGAGATGTCCTCTAAAGATTATAGCGGACATTTTACTAATCTCCAGGAAGAACGTGAAGAAAACACATATAATGTATGGGGCTAATTTAAGCTACGCGCTTCTAAACAAATACTTAAATAAGATATCAAATGCGGGCTTAATCAATAGAAGTCCTGAAGGCTACTATAAAATTACAGACAAGGGAATCGCTTTTCTAGACACATATAGCTTCTATATTAAAGAGAAGGGTCGAATGGAGAAGAAAATGGTTGCATTAGACGATAAGAAACGTAGTCTGCAAAGGCTGCTAAATACGCATAGCCAGAAATAACTAAGATTCTGGGAGGATAAAAACGCTGTCAAAGAGGAGAAATTATCGCCGGAAGATTGAAGTCGTAAGAGATATTCTCAAAGTAATTTCGCTCCATGAGGGAGCCAAGAAAACATTCATAATGTACAAAGTCTATCTGAATTATAGGTCGCTGACAAATTATTTGAGTAAGCTTCTAGAAGTCGGGCTAGTGAAGAAAGAAGACTCGCAATATTATCTGACAGATAAGGGCCAAGCTTTCCTTAATATATGTGAGGAGTATTCTATAGATCTTGAAGATCTGAGGAGCGAACTTAATTCTTTAAGTGAAGTAAAGAAGAAACTAAAAGCGATGCTTTCTTCAAAGTAGCGTGGAAAGCCCATACGTGTTGAGCAGGATTTTTATGATCACATTAAATCGCCAAGATTATCCATTATTACTTTGTATATGTCTGCTGTCAAGCCTGATTTTAACAGGTATTAGCAGCGAAGAAATAGACTTTATTGCTCAATCCGAGGAGAACATCCTTTTAGCCTTCGAAAAGGTTCGAGAAGCTGAAAAAGCTGGAGCCAACGTTTCTGAACTCATCGAGGAGTTAAATGAGGCGCTGACCCTTCTACACGAAGCTAAGACATGTTTCATAAATGGAGATCTAGAAAAAGCTGCTGAGAAAGTAAGCAGATCAAATAATATTGTGGACGATGTTAAAGCCAAAGCTATATTCCTAAAAGATTCGGCTTACGCGCAGGCTAAAAATTCCTACATGCTTTCCTTTCTAACCTTCATCATCGGGGCTCCCTCCATAATTCTCGCAACTATTGTTGTCTGGAAGTGGTTTAAGCGCAAAGAGCACAAATGCAAATTTAATCGTGGAAATTAACCCTTTTAGGTGGATTTTTATTGCTGTCGCCCAATAATTGCAAGGTTATCTTCATTGTATTGAGCTTAACATGTATTCTAGTGCTCGTCTCTCCAATCCTGTCCCCCTTTATTCCCAGAAGATCCAGAGAATCTTTCTCGGAGATCTACTTGCTGGGGTCAAATCGGATGGCTGAAAACTATCCATTTAAAGTAAAACCGGGTGAAGTCTATAGCATTTTTCTGGGCCTTGGCAATCATATGGGTGCTTCAGCTTACTATGCCATATATCTTAAGATTAGAGATAGAAGTGAAGATCCGCCTGACCCAAGAAATAATATGCCTAGTTTATTACCCATAATATGCGATTATCACGTTTTTCTATCGGATGGGGAAGTATGGGAAAAATCTCTCAATTTTTCCCTCAGCTTCAATTTTTCTGACGGTGGTTGCTGCCTTTTAAAGGAGCTTATCGTGAACGATGAGAGATACGCTATTAACAAGCTAGTTTTATGGGATTCTGAGAAAAACGGTTTTTTCATTAATATATTTTTTGAGCTGTGGATTTATGATTCAAAAATCAGGGGTTTTTCTTTTCACAACCGTTTTGTTGGGATATGGCTTAACGTGACGAATACAGTTTAGCTTCAAGTTGAACCCTTTCAGATTTAGGTGGGATAATATGAGTGTTTTGGTGGTAATTGCAGCCCTCAATGAAGAAAAGGGTATAGGTCCAACCATAGCGGAGGTTCAACAGTCGCTTTATGGACCGCGGATTTTAGTAGTAGATGGAAGAAGTACTGATAAAACCGTAGAGATAGCCAAAGATATGGGAGCTGAGGTGATAATTCAGAAAGGTAAGGGTAAAGGTGACGCTATATCTCAAGCGATTAAGCATGTGAATCTAAGTAAAGTAGACTATGTGGTTTTTATCGACGCTGATTATACTTATCCTGCAACTGCTTTACCTGAGATGATAAAAGTAATGGAGAATACTCCCTACGCTGGCATGGTGTGCGGGAATAGGTTTACTGGCAATTTAAGTTTGGGAAAAATGCATAAAACGTTGCTTATTGGCAATAAATCGATAGCATTTCTACATAAGTTAATGAATAACGTGAATATGCGTGATCCTTTAACTGGACTAAGAGTAGTACGTTCTGAAATTCTAAGAGACTGGAAACCTAAATCGAAAGGATTTGATATAGAGGTAGAATTGAATAGATGGGTGAAACGGAAAGGATACGTTATAATCGAAGTGCCAATAAAATATAGACAGAGACTTGGAGAAAAGAAGCTCAAGATTAGACATGGTCTAATAATACTCAAAAGGATAGTTCTAGGGTTCTTTTACGACATGCTGCTTTTGGTGAAATTACATGAGTAACATTTCTGTAATAATCTCCACGTATTCAAAGGAAAGGCTGCATCATCTACTAGACTGCATAGACTCTCTTAAAAAGCAATCACTAAGCCCCGCTGAAGTAATTTTAGTTTTAGATCCTGACCCTGATCTGGTAGAGTTTTATGAACGGAAACTTTCAGGCATAAGGGTGGTTGTCAGTCAAGAACGCGGCTTATCTAACGCTAGAAATACCGGAGTGAAAAATGCGAATGGAGACATAGTAACGTTCATCGATGATGATGCAATAGCCGACGAAAAATGGTTGGAAAACTTGGCGAAAAATTACGAAGATCCAAAAACGATGGGTGTCGGAGGACAAATCAAACCTTTATGGAGGAAACGTATTAAATGGTTTCCAGAGGAATTAAATTGGGTCATTGGCTGCACTTATAAAGGTCTCCCGGAAAAACGCGCGGATGTGAGAAATCCTATCGGCTGCAATATGTCTTTTAGAAAGGAAGCCTTTCAAAAAGCGGGTTTCTTTAGATGCGATATTGGAAGGTTTGGTAAAAAGCTTCTAAGCGGTGAAGAAATGGAGTTTTCAACAAGAGTTCTCGAGAAAATACCTGGCTCAAGGATAGTTTACGATCCGTCAGCCGTAGTTTACCATAAAGTCGATGATGAAAGGATAAGCTTACGCTATTTATGCAAAAGATCATTTTATGAAGGTCTCTCAAAGGCTTTAATAGCCGAAAGAAAATCCTCTAAGGTTCTATCCACCGAGGGTCAGTATGTCAAACATCTTTTCAAGTCAGCTATCCCGTCTAGACTTAAGCGGCTCTACATTGTTGACTCTTCCCTACAGATATTAGCGTTGCTGGCTTCTTCAATAAGTGTTTTCTCAGGTTTTTTGACTGGTAGAGTAATGAACTTTTTCTCAGGACTATTCGAAGAATACTAATTCAGGTGTATATTGTTGATAGAAAATAAGAATGTGAAAATAGAGAAGCCTCGCATCCTTATAATAGATGTGTGTAATCCGCTTAGTATGGGCGGTGCAGCAATAACCCTGGTACTAATAGAATATTTAAGGAAGAATTTTCCAGACGCAAAGATCACTTTAATGACTTCCAGAAAAAGGGATCAAGAGATTTATATAGGAAAATATGACATGCGTGATGTTGATTTTATCCCACACATGTGGTACAGGGAGAAATCCTCAACCCTCAAAACACTATTTTACTCTTTTATTCCAGCGATTCTAGCGGTTTTAAGAATCATTCCACGTAGATTTTTTAGGGGATCACGTATTCGCTCTGAAGATGCCCTTAGCAACTATGATGTCATCATTGACTTAAACTCTGACGCAATTAACGAGCATTATGGAATAGTGTTTCCTCTCTTTACGCTCTTTAACATATTTATTGCTTCGCTCTCAAATAAACCAGTAATCATTTCTCCATGCACTATAGGAAGTTTCAGAAAGCCTTTCATGAATTCCATAGCCAAATTTGTCTTAAATAGAGCAAGTCTCATAATGGTTAGAGAGAACATAAGCTGGAAAAATCTGGAGAAGCTGGGCGTTCCTAAACATAAAATTTCTTTAGGCGGGGATCTCGCTTTTCTGCTTCAACCAAAGCAGATTAACGCTGACGATTTTACAGAGATTGATTTAACGAAGATTGAAAGGCCGATGATAGGCTTAGCTCCAAGCCAAGAAATATGTAGATATGCCTTCATTCAGAGATCAAAAAATCCTGAAGAGAAGTATAAAATGTATGTGAAGTTGATGAGTGAGATTGCAGATTTTATGATTGAAAGATTTGACGCATCTGTTATCTTGATCCCCCACTCGCTTAGCGATGAAGAAAGCCCTAGATATAAGCTCTTGGATGATAGAATTGCATGCCAAAGCGTTTATGATGGGATAAAGAATAAGGGCAAAGTGTGGTTCATTAGGGGGCATCATAGAACCGACGAAATTAAGGCTCTAATTGGGAAGTGTGATTTATTTGTTGGATGTAGAATGCATTCTACAATAGCCTCAACAAGCATGCTGGTGCCAACTATCGCTTTAGCCTACGGAGAAAAGTTCGAGGGGATAATTAGTGATTTAATGGGGCAGCGGGACTACGTAATAAATGTAAGTGAGGATTACAACGTTCTTTTAGAGCGAATAAAATCTAGAATAGTGGACTTATGGACTAAGAAAGACTTTGTTAGAAAGGATCTTCAAGAAAGGCTTGAAAATATCCAAAAGATAGTTAATTCCTCTCTATTTGCAATAAGCAGGGCAATTGAAGGGAAAGAAGTTTTTTAAGAAACCTAAAAGGAGTGTTCCCGTTGGGTAGGCGTCAATATGCGGAGGATGCTGAAGATAAAATTCATGCGGGCAAATTTGGCTCTCTAGAGTTTGTCTTAAAAAATGATCTCTGCACAGGATGCGGAACATGTGTAGGAGTTTGCCCAAATAACGCGATGGGGATGAGAAAAGACGAAAAAAGAGGGATCTATCACCCTGAACTAGATTACTTAAAGTGTACTGGGTGCGGTCTATGCTCAAAATCTTGCCCGGGATATAAGGTTGATTTTAAGGAGTTGTTTCTTGAGATATTTGGGGAGACTCCACCCTTGAACACTAACGGTTTTCTACTTGGTAACTATATTAAATGCTATTCTGGCTATTCAACGGACCCTGATATACGATATAATTCTGCTTCCGGAGGCTTAGTTACCCAACTACTGCTCTTCATGTTAAATGAGGAGATAATTGATGGAGCCCTAGTAACAGGAATGAAAGGCAGCAGCCCATTAGAATCAAATCCCTCCATAGCTAAATCAAGAGAGGAAATAATAGGGGCTTCCCGATCCAAATATTGCCCAGTTCCTGCAAATATTATGTTAAAGGAAATTCTACATAGTGAAGGGAAATACGCGGTTGTAGGATTACCCTGCCACATTCATGGAGTCAGAAAAGCTGAACAAAGCATTAAAAAATTAAGAGAAAAGATCGTACTGCATATGGGGCTATTCTGCTCTCATACAGACACTTTTTTAGAAACCGAGTATCTTCTACATAGACTTAAAGTTAAAAGCGATAATGTCAGCGAAATAGCTTATCGCGGAAAAGGGTGGCCGGGAATGCTAACCGTTAAATTGAAAACCGGAGATGAAATTAACGTTCCCTTCCATAAATGGATAAGAACCCACGCATATTGCATGTTCATTCCCAGACGCTGTCTTCTCTGCTGCGACCACTCCGCAGAGCTGGCAGACATATCATTCGCAGACGCATGGCTGCCAGAATTTGAGAATGATAGTGTTGGCAGATCGCTGGCAGTTACGAGAACTAAATGTGGCGAAGAGATTTTGCAAAAAGCTGCCGCAAGTAAAGAAATTGAGGTAATGGAGATAGACAGCGTGCGAGTGGCCGAATCACAAAAGATGATGCGCTTCAAAAAGAATAGCTTATCATGCAGACTTCTGCTCTTCAGATCTCTCGGCAGGAAAATTCCGGCATATAATAGGGATCTGCCGAAGCCTAGCTTGGCCGATTTTCCCCGCTCTGGAATAATATTCATCAATAGATATATTGCATCAAAACGTTCCCTCTGGAATCTTCTTGAAATGTTCATCAACTTACAGAGCCCATTAGAGCGGATTTATGCGAAGGCTGTAAAAAATGCTCCGCGCGGCTCTAAGTAAACTAACCTGTTAGGGTGAAATTTTGATAAAGATCCACATAATACATGTTGGCACCATGGACAATAAAGGAACACAGGCGCTTTTAATGAGCGACGTTTACCTACTTAAAAAATTCTTTAAGGATTCATTAATCTCTGTCTCAACAACAGATGTTGAAGGAACAAAGAAACTTAATTTGCCCTTAGAGAAAATAGTGCCTACTATAGTTGATATTCCATTTAAAAGGGCGGATGTGCTGAGTAAGAAAGCTGGAATCGAACGTGATGAATTAAAGTACAAGTTCTTAATAATTTTCGGTCTGCTGGTTATGATGGTGCAGACATTCCTATCTTTATTTTCAGCCCTTTTCACTAAGGTTGGATTAAAACCTTTTTATCGGGGTGAAGTGTTTAGACAAATAAAAACCTGCGACTTAGTGATCTCCTGTAGCGATGAGAATTTCAAGGAATCCGCATCCATATTACCAACCAACTTTCATTGGACTGTAACTTGGTGGTCAATACTCTTTGAGAGAATGTTTGAGGTATTAATGGTGAAGTTTTTTGGTAAGCCGATTATAATGTTTCCAAACTCCGTCGGACCATTTAAGACCCGTCTAGGTTCGCTCTTATCAAAAGTGGCGTTAAACAGGTTTAGTTATCTCCTATTGAGAGATCGATTTTCCTACGAAACAGTTAAGGCATTAGGGATACATCCTCCTAAAGATCTTACAGCTGATGTGGCGCTTTTACTGAGGAGGAATAGTAATTTTTCAGGAAAAGAAGAGGGTGCGCCGTTAATTGGAGTATCCCCCGGCGTCTACAGCCATAGTCTTTCGGCGGAAGACATAAAGAAATATGTTATGGCGCACGCTGTGGCTCTTGATGCAGCTATTGAAAAGTACGGTTTCACTGTTCTTTTTCTACCACATTATATTAGTGGTTTCAAGTTTGATGATCTTGAGATAAGCAAGCTAATATTACAGAGTATGAGGAATAGAGATAGCGCAAAGATCATTGAGACAAGCAGTGTGGACAAATTTAAGTCTATTCTGGAAGATTTAGATATATTGATTTCATCAAAAATGCATCCGGCTGTACTTGGGCTATCAAGTTTTATTCCAACTTTATGCATAGCGTATGACCGAAAGCAGATAGGGTTATTTAACCACCTAAATATGATGGGTCTCGTCGTGAATATGCGGGAAGTTAATCCTGATATAATCTTCTCTAAAGTAAGTTTTCTTTGGAAGAATAAGGAAGAAGTAAGGAGATTGTTGAACGAGAAAATCCCGCTACTGCAGAATAATACGGAGAAGACTCTTAAAAGGGTCCTGTATAATGCTGTAAAGTTAAAGTGAAAACGTGCTGGGGGAAACAATCTATGAGTTATTATTTAGCAGCTCTATACGCTCTTCATGGAAGTATTAAGCGCGCATATTGGCATCCTGAAAAGATACGGCGGCACCAAGAAAAAAATCTTAAGAAAGTTATTAGATACGCCTATGAGAATGTTCCATTTTATCATAGGAAATTTAAGGAGTGGAAGATAAACCCCTACGAGATAAATTCTATCGAAGACCTAAATAAGATCCCAGTAACTGAGAAAAAGGAGCTAAGAAGTAATTTAACTTCCGCTGTTTCTAGAGAGTTTAACATCAGTAGTCTCAGGATGCTATCGACAAGTGGGTCAACGGGAAAACCGCTGAATGTCTTTATAAGCAAGAAAGAGGATCTAATAAGGAAAATTAAGCATGTTAGGGCAAATATGAGCTGCGGCCAAAAGCTTTGGGATAAGTGGGCTGCAATAACTTCGCCATCACATTTTAGCGAGGTCTCAGGCTTCCATAGAAAGATAGGCTTTTTCTCTCCGATATTCATATCTGTCTTCGAAAGCACTGAAGCACAGCTATCGAAAATAGAGAAGATTAAACCTGATGTTTTAGGCGGCTACTCAAGCTCTCTGGTGCTGTTAGCAAAGGAAAGCGAAAAAAGAGGATCGAACGAAGTAAAACCAAGAATAATTTTTAGCGGTGCAGAGCTACTTGATGATAAATCACGTCTTCTCATTGAAAAAACATTTAATGCACCGGTCTATGATCAGTACGCTATCATAGAGCTTGAGCGAGTCGCTTGGCAATGTTGTGAAAAAAAGAAGTATCATATAGATGCTGACTTCATTATTACTCAGTTTATCGACAAGAATTGCGAAGAAGTTTCTGCAGGAGAAAGAGGTAGTATAGTTTGTACAAGCCTATTTAATTACGCAATGCCTCTTATTAGGTATGCCGTCGGAGATATTGGCGTACCTTCCGATGAAATATGTTCTTGCGGGAGATCTCTCCCGCTAATGGGGGTCATAGAAGGTCGGAGGGATTCACTTCTATCCCTTCCTGGTGGCAGACTTTTATCTCCAAGAACGATGACAATAACTATGAATTCGTTTGAACTAAGCTATTTCATTGATCAGTTTCGTATTATACAGAGAAAACCAAGTCTCATTGATATTTACGTGAAGTTGAAAGAAGATAAGAAAGTTGATAATTGGGGTTTTAAGAGAAAGTTGTTAGCGCATATTGAAAGAAGTCTTAATTTAAGCGCATCTGAAGAATTCTTTGAAATAGAGTTTGTGGAGAATCTCCCCTTAGATAAAAGCGGAAAATTTTCATCCGTTATATCAGAACTTGATTGTGAGAGAAATGAGAAGTAAATGGTTTTTGAAGGAATAAAGATGGGTAAATATAGAGAATATTTTCTTTGGCTAACAATATTTCTTCTAGGAGCAATATGGTTTCTCACAGTTATATCAACATCACTTTACTCTATTGAGCCGGAAGACTTGGGTCTGGTGAGTAAGCTACCCCCTTACTTTTGGGTTGGCTTGGCTCTTTTATGCGTAGTCTTTTACGTTGGCAGAGATTCCAAAAAATACCTGTCTATAGCGTTCGTATTCGTAATTTTATATTTATTTGCAGCACCAACGCTTATTAAGGAACCAGTGTGGCTGAGCAACTCTTTTTATCCATTTGCTGAAAGCATCCTTATAAATAACTTCAGTCATC contains:
- a CDS encoding glycosyltransferase family 2 protein gives rise to the protein MSNISVIISTYSKERLHHLLDCIDSLKKQSLSPAEVILVLDPDPDLVEFYERKLSGIRVVVSQERGLSNARNTGVKNANGDIVTFIDDDAIADEKWLENLAKNYEDPKTMGVGGQIKPLWRKRIKWFPEELNWVIGCTYKGLPEKRADVRNPIGCNMSFRKEAFQKAGFFRCDIGRFGKKLLSGEEMEFSTRVLEKIPGSRIVYDPSAVVYHKVDDERISLRYLCKRSFYEGLSKALIAERKSSKVLSTEGQYVKHLFKSAIPSRLKRLYIVDSSLQILALLASSISVFSGFLTGRVMNFFSGLFEEY
- a CDS encoding glycosyltransferase family 2 protein, which codes for MSVLVVIAALNEEKGIGPTIAEVQQSLYGPRILVVDGRSTDKTVEIAKDMGAEVIIQKGKGKGDAISQAIKHVNLSKVDYVVFIDADYTYPATALPEMIKVMENTPYAGMVCGNRFTGNLSLGKMHKTLLIGNKSIAFLHKLMNNVNMRDPLTGLRVVRSEILRDWKPKSKGFDIEVELNRWVKRKGYVIIEVPIKYRQRLGEKKLKIRHGLIILKRIVLGFFYDMLLLVKLHE
- a CDS encoding polysaccharide pyruvyl transferase family protein gives rise to the protein MIENKNVKIEKPRILIIDVCNPLSMGGAAITLVLIEYLRKNFPDAKITLMTSRKRDQEIYIGKYDMRDVDFIPHMWYREKSSTLKTLFYSFIPAILAVLRIIPRRFFRGSRIRSEDALSNYDVIIDLNSDAINEHYGIVFPLFTLFNIFIASLSNKPVIISPCTIGSFRKPFMNSIAKFVLNRASLIMVRENISWKNLEKLGVPKHKISLGGDLAFLLQPKQINADDFTEIDLTKIERPMIGLAPSQEICRYAFIQRSKNPEEKYKMYVKLMSEIADFMIERFDASVILIPHSLSDEESPRYKLLDDRIACQSVYDGIKNKGKVWFIRGHHRTDEIKALIGKCDLFVGCRMHSTIASTSMLVPTIALAYGEKFEGIISDLMGQRDYVINVSEDYNVLLERIKSRIVDLWTKKDFVRKDLQERLENIQKIVNSSLFAISRAIEGKEVF
- a CDS encoding winged helix-turn-helix domain-containing protein produces the protein MVRCVSLLEAEALILRKCKRCPLKIIADILLISRKNVKKTHIMYGANLSYALLNKYLNKISNAGLINRSPEGYYKITDKGIAFLDTYSFYIKEKGRMEKKMVALDDKKRSLQRLLNTHSQK
- a CDS encoding DUF4364 family protein, which translates into the protein MEVVRDILKVISLHEGAKKTFIMYKVYLNYRSLTNYLSKLLEVGLVKKEDSQYYLTDKGQAFLNICEEYSIDLEDLRSELNSLSEVKKKLKAMLSSK
- a CDS encoding Coenzyme F420 hydrogenase/dehydrogenase, beta subunit C-terminal domain, which produces MGRRQYAEDAEDKIHAGKFGSLEFVLKNDLCTGCGTCVGVCPNNAMGMRKDEKRGIYHPELDYLKCTGCGLCSKSCPGYKVDFKELFLEIFGETPPLNTNGFLLGNYIKCYSGYSTDPDIRYNSASGGLVTQLLLFMLNEEIIDGALVTGMKGSSPLESNPSIAKSREEIIGASRSKYCPVPANIMLKEILHSEGKYAVVGLPCHIHGVRKAEQSIKKLREKIVLHMGLFCSHTDTFLETEYLLHRLKVKSDNVSEIAYRGKGWPGMLTVKLKTGDEINVPFHKWIRTHAYCMFIPRRCLLCCDHSAELADISFADAWLPEFENDSVGRSLAVTRTKCGEEILQKAAASKEIEVMEIDSVRVAESQKMMRFKKNSLSCRLLLFRSLGRKIPAYNRDLPKPSLADFPRSGIIFINRYIASKRSLWNLLEMFINLQSPLERIYAKAVKNAPRGSK
- a CDS encoding DUF1616 domain-containing protein, whose amino-acid sequence is MSLTCILVLVSPILSPFIPRRSRESFSEIYLLGSNRMAENYPFKVKPGEVYSIFLGLGNHMGASAYYAIYLKIRDRSEDPPDPRNNMPSLLPIICDYHVFLSDGEVWEKSLNFSLSFNFSDGGCCLLKELIVNDERYAINKLVLWDSEKNGFFINIFFELWIYDSKIRGFSFHNRFVGIWLNVTNTV
- a CDS encoding polysaccharide pyruvyl transferase family protein, which translates into the protein MIKIHIIHVGTMDNKGTQALLMSDVYLLKKFFKDSLISVSTTDVEGTKKLNLPLEKIVPTIVDIPFKRADVLSKKAGIERDELKYKFLIIFGLLVMMVQTFLSLFSALFTKVGLKPFYRGEVFRQIKTCDLVISCSDENFKESASILPTNFHWTVTWWSILFERMFEVLMVKFFGKPIIMFPNSVGPFKTRLGSLLSKVALNRFSYLLLRDRFSYETVKALGIHPPKDLTADVALLLRRNSNFSGKEEGAPLIGVSPGVYSHSLSAEDIKKYVMAHAVALDAAIEKYGFTVLFLPHYISGFKFDDLEISKLILQSMRNRDSAKIIETSSVDKFKSILEDLDILISSKMHPAVLGLSSFIPTLCIAYDRKQIGLFNHLNMMGLVVNMREVNPDIIFSKVSFLWKNKEEVRRLLNEKIPLLQNNTEKTLKRVLYNAVKLK